One Alligator mississippiensis isolate rAllMis1 chromosome 1, rAllMis1, whole genome shotgun sequence genomic window carries:
- the LOC109282717 gene encoding zinc finger protein 420-like, translated as MLRHQKRQKGKVHWRETLHANQGSVGGLRGKQEPTTKRRGRDHSCPECRKSFSCPLRLALHKIKHAGEKPHVRATCGKSLTSLSVQRREQPHGCTRCGKSFRQPSSLARHRCMHAREKRHPCSLCGKSFICLSKLARHQLTHTGEKPHKCSECGMSFAQSCNLNVHQRIHTGEKPHHCSVCGKSFTQSSSLNVHQRIHTGEKPHRCSVCGKSFTYPSHLALHQLIHEQAKPRQSSECGKHFTHYGNLTQHQGICTGEKPHKCSVCGKSFTWSSYLARHQLIHEAEKPHQSSECGKHFTHYAKLTQHQGICTGEKPHQCSVCGKSFTWSSNLVRHQLIHEREKPHQCSVCGKSFTLSSELVRHQLVHTGEKPHHCSVCGKSFTQSSSLTKHQRMHTGEKPHHCSVCGKSFTQSSSLTKHQRIHTGEKPHQCSVCGKSFTWSALVRHQLIHIGEKPHQCSVFGKNFTSSYSLVQHQLIHTRKKPHQCSECGKSFTSSSSLTVHKRIHTGEKPYQCSECGKSFIHSSYLAKHKRIHTEEKPYQCSVCGKSFARSSYLAQHQRIHKEEKPRHCS; from the coding sequence atgctgagacaccagaagaggcagaaaggaaaggtccactggagagagacactgcatgcaaaccaaggcagtgtggggggcctcagagggaagcaggagcccaCCACCAAGCGCAGGGGGAGAGACcactcctgccctgagtgcaggaaAAGTTTTAGCTGCCCCTTgcgcctggctctgcacaagataaagcatgctggggagaagccccatgtacGTGCCACGTGTGGGAAGAGCTTGACcagcctctctgtgcagaggagggagcAGCCACACGGCTGCACaaggtgtgggaagagcttcaggcagccctccagtctagccaggcacaggtgcatgcacgcAAGGGAGAAGCGTCATCCTTGCTctctgtgtgggaagagcttcatctgcTTGTCCAAACTGGCTCGACACCAGCTTacccacacgggggagaagccacataagtgcTCTGAATGTGGGATGAGCTTCGCCCAATCCTGCAACCTGAAtgtgcaccagcgcatccacactggggagaagccacatcactgctctgtgtgtgggaagagcttcacccaatcctcctCCCTGAAtgtgcaccagcgcatccacactggggagaagccacatcgctgctctgtgtgtgggaagagtttcacctacccctcccacctggccctgcatCAACTGATCCACGAGCAGGCGAAGCCACGTCAGTCCTCTGAGTGTGGGAAGCACTTCACCCATTATGGCAACCTGACCCAGCACCAGGGCATctgcaccggggagaagccacataagtgctctgtgtgtgggaagagtttcacctggtcCTCCTACCTGGCCCGGCATCAGCTGATCCACGAGgcagagaagccacatcagtccTCTGAGTGTGGGAAGCACTTCACCCATTATGCCAAGTTGACCCAGCACCAGGGCATctgcacaggggagaagccacatcagtgctctgtatgtgggaagagtttcacctggtcCTCCAACCTGGTCCGGCATCAGCTGATCCACGAgcgggagaagccacatcagtgctctgtgtgtgggaagagtttcaccttgTCCTCCGAGCTGGTCCGGCATCAGCtggtccacacaggggagaagccacatcactgctctgtgtgtgggaagagcttcactcaatCCTCCTCCCTGACCAAGCACCAGCGcatgcacacgggggagaagccacatcactgctctgtgtgtgggaagagcttcacccaatcctcctCCCTGaccaagcaccagcgcatccacacaggggagaagccacatcagtgctctgtgtgtgggaagagtttcacctggtcTGCCCTGGTCCGGCATCAGCTGATCCACataggggagaagccacatcagtgctctgtgtttGGGAAGAATTTCACCTCATCCTACAGCCTGGTCCAGCATCAGCTGATCCACACGAgaaagaagccacatcagtgctctgaatgtgggaagagtttcacctcgTCCTCGTCCTTGACCGTGCACaagcgtatccacacaggagagaagccatatcagtgctccgagtgtgggaagagcttcattcaTTCCTCCTATCTTGCCAAGCACAAGCGCATCCACACAGAGGAGaaaccatatcagtgctctgtgtgtgggaagagctttgcgcGATCCTCCTACCtagcccagcaccagcgcatccacaaagAAGAGAAGCCGCGTCATTGCTCTTAG